In Rhea pennata isolate bPtePen1 chromosome 13, bPtePen1.pri, whole genome shotgun sequence, the following proteins share a genomic window:
- the LOC134146284 gene encoding fatty acyl-CoA hydrolase precursor, medium chain-like isoform X1 has protein sequence MHLTLCVGQKSADPEVTIALGRLRGKQTNVKGTDRLVNTFLGIPFAKAPVGSLRFSPPEPPEAWNDLRDATSYPPLCPQDLSILKKIEKNWKEKHPPFQTSEDCLYLNVYSPADSDKKDKLPVMVWIHGGNFIFGGASRYDGSALAAYENIVVVIVQYRLGLLGFFSTGDEHARGNWAFLDQVAALRWIQENIQHFGGDPGSVTLFGVSAGSCCVSAHVLSPLSKGLFHKAISESGIIFPNDKGLLLSDLKKIASIFKCEADTSLSVINCLRNQEAKHIVFNSTEIQFLPLVLDGVFLHKSAEEIMAGKEFNAVPFMIGVTNNEFGWNIRSTSTMPGLKEVGDKKSIASTLEILRPVMGVSSELLSVIMDEYLGDTDDPAELRDRFLDLLGDAAIVMPSIKTLNYHRESGAPTYFFEYQHRPTLYWDTKPEYVKADHGDEVGFVFGGPYLAGDIRLRDEVTEEEKNLSRTLMKYWANFARSGNPNGEGLVEWPSYNLNEEYLEINLKQKKARKLKEKKVDFWRKVIFEKENNERTENRKVNSEL, from the exons ATGCACTTGACTCTCTGTGTTG GACAGAAGAGTGCTGACCCAGAAGTGACAATTGCACTTGGACGACTCAGAGGGAAGCAAACCAACGTGAAGGGAACAGACAGACTTGTAAATACTTTCCTTGGAATTCCTTTTGCAAAAGCACCTGTTGGATCCTTGAGGTTTTCCCCACCTGAACCACCTGAAGCCTGGAATGATCTGAGAGATGCAACTTCCTACCCACCGCT CTGTCCTCAAGATCTGagcatactgaaaaaaattgaaaaaaattggaaagaaaaacaccctCCATTCCAAACATCTGAAGACTGTTTGTATCTGAATGTTTACAGCCCTGCTGATTCAGACAAGAAGGACAAGTTACCT gtaatGGTGTGGATCCATGGTGGCAATTTCATATTCGGTGGTGCTTCTAGGTATGATGGCTCTGCACTTGCAGCCTATGAGAATATTGTGGTAGTAATAGTACAATACAGACTTGGACTTCTTGGATTCTTTAG TACTGGTGATGAACATGCTCGTGGGAACTGGGCATTTTTGGATCAAGTAGCAGCTCTTCGGTGGATCcaagaaaatattcagcattttgGTGGAGATCCAGGATCTGTCACACTCTTTGGTGTATCAGCAGGATCTTGCTGTGTTTCTGCACAT GTTTTATCTCCTTTGTCTAAGGGTCTATTTCATAAGGCAATATCAGAGAGTGGAATTATATTTCCAAATGATAAAGGTTTACTTCTTTCAGATCTTAAG aaaattgcaAGTATATTTAAGTGTGAGGCAGACACTTCACTCTCAGTAATAAATTGCTTAAGGAACCAGGAGGCAAAGCATATAGTCTTTAACAGTACG gaaatCCAGTTTCTGCCCTTAGTTTTGGATGGAGTATTTCTTCATAAGTCAGCTGAAGAGATAATGGCTGGAAAAGAATTTAATGCAGTACCATTTATGATAGGAGTCACCAACAATGAATTTGGCTGGAATATTCGATCT ACATCAACAATGCCAGGTCTGAAGGAAGTAGGAGATAAAAAATCAATCGCATCAACTTTAGAGATTCTGCGTCCAGTGATG GGTGTATCATCAGAGCTTCTGTCTGTGATAATGGATGAGTATCTAGGAGACACAGATGATCCTGCTGAGCTACGAGACCGATTTTTGGACTTGCTGGGAGATGCAGCAATTGTTATGCCATCCATTAAAACATTGAATTATCACAGGG AGTCTGGAGCTCCAACCTACTTCTTTGAGTATCAGCATCGGCCTACTTTATACTGGGATACTAAACCAGAGTATGTGAAAGCTGATCATGGAGACGAAGTTGGCTTTGTCTTTGGAGGACCGTATCTGGCAGGTGACATACGCCTACGTG atgaagttacagaggaagaaaagaaccTTAGTAGAACTCTGATGAAGTACTGGGCTAACTTTGCTCGAAGTGG AAATCCGAACGGGGAAGGCTTGGTTGAATGGCCATCTTACAACCTAAATGAAGAATACTTAGAGAtaaatctaaaacaaaagaaagccaggaagttgaaagaaaagaaggtagACTTCTGGAGAAAGGTcatatttgaaaaggaaaataatgaaagaacagaaaacaggaagGTGAATTCAGAGTTGTAG
- the LOC134146284 gene encoding carboxylesterase 5A-like isoform X2: MHLTLCKSADPEVTIALGRLRGKQTNVKGTDRLVNTFLGIPFAKAPVGSLRFSPPEPPEAWNDLRDATSYPPLCPQDLSILKKIEKNWKEKHPPFQTSEDCLYLNVYSPADSDKKDKLPVMVWIHGGNFIFGGASRYDGSALAAYENIVVVIVQYRLGLLGFFSTGDEHARGNWAFLDQVAALRWIQENIQHFGGDPGSVTLFGVSAGSCCVSAHVLSPLSKGLFHKAISESGIIFPNDKGLLLSDLKKIASIFKCEADTSLSVINCLRNQEAKHIVFNSTEIQFLPLVLDGVFLHKSAEEIMAGKEFNAVPFMIGVTNNEFGWNIRSTSTMPGLKEVGDKKSIASTLEILRPVMGVSSELLSVIMDEYLGDTDDPAELRDRFLDLLGDAAIVMPSIKTLNYHRESGAPTYFFEYQHRPTLYWDTKPEYVKADHGDEVGFVFGGPYLAGDIRLRDEVTEEEKNLSRTLMKYWANFARSGNPNGEGLVEWPSYNLNEEYLEINLKQKKARKLKEKKVDFWRKVIFEKENNERTENRKVNSEL, from the exons ATGCACTTGACTCTCTGT AAGAGTGCTGACCCAGAAGTGACAATTGCACTTGGACGACTCAGAGGGAAGCAAACCAACGTGAAGGGAACAGACAGACTTGTAAATACTTTCCTTGGAATTCCTTTTGCAAAAGCACCTGTTGGATCCTTGAGGTTTTCCCCACCTGAACCACCTGAAGCCTGGAATGATCTGAGAGATGCAACTTCCTACCCACCGCT CTGTCCTCAAGATCTGagcatactgaaaaaaattgaaaaaaattggaaagaaaaacaccctCCATTCCAAACATCTGAAGACTGTTTGTATCTGAATGTTTACAGCCCTGCTGATTCAGACAAGAAGGACAAGTTACCT gtaatGGTGTGGATCCATGGTGGCAATTTCATATTCGGTGGTGCTTCTAGGTATGATGGCTCTGCACTTGCAGCCTATGAGAATATTGTGGTAGTAATAGTACAATACAGACTTGGACTTCTTGGATTCTTTAG TACTGGTGATGAACATGCTCGTGGGAACTGGGCATTTTTGGATCAAGTAGCAGCTCTTCGGTGGATCcaagaaaatattcagcattttgGTGGAGATCCAGGATCTGTCACACTCTTTGGTGTATCAGCAGGATCTTGCTGTGTTTCTGCACAT GTTTTATCTCCTTTGTCTAAGGGTCTATTTCATAAGGCAATATCAGAGAGTGGAATTATATTTCCAAATGATAAAGGTTTACTTCTTTCAGATCTTAAG aaaattgcaAGTATATTTAAGTGTGAGGCAGACACTTCACTCTCAGTAATAAATTGCTTAAGGAACCAGGAGGCAAAGCATATAGTCTTTAACAGTACG gaaatCCAGTTTCTGCCCTTAGTTTTGGATGGAGTATTTCTTCATAAGTCAGCTGAAGAGATAATGGCTGGAAAAGAATTTAATGCAGTACCATTTATGATAGGAGTCACCAACAATGAATTTGGCTGGAATATTCGATCT ACATCAACAATGCCAGGTCTGAAGGAAGTAGGAGATAAAAAATCAATCGCATCAACTTTAGAGATTCTGCGTCCAGTGATG GGTGTATCATCAGAGCTTCTGTCTGTGATAATGGATGAGTATCTAGGAGACACAGATGATCCTGCTGAGCTACGAGACCGATTTTTGGACTTGCTGGGAGATGCAGCAATTGTTATGCCATCCATTAAAACATTGAATTATCACAGGG AGTCTGGAGCTCCAACCTACTTCTTTGAGTATCAGCATCGGCCTACTTTATACTGGGATACTAAACCAGAGTATGTGAAAGCTGATCATGGAGACGAAGTTGGCTTTGTCTTTGGAGGACCGTATCTGGCAGGTGACATACGCCTACGTG atgaagttacagaggaagaaaagaaccTTAGTAGAACTCTGATGAAGTACTGGGCTAACTTTGCTCGAAGTGG AAATCCGAACGGGGAAGGCTTGGTTGAATGGCCATCTTACAACCTAAATGAAGAATACTTAGAGAtaaatctaaaacaaaagaaagccaggaagttgaaagaaaagaaggtagACTTCTGGAGAAAGGTcatatttgaaaaggaaaataatgaaagaacagaaaacaggaagGTGAATTCAGAGTTGTAG
- the CIAO2B gene encoding cytosolic iron-sulfur assembly component 2B isoform X2, with protein sequence MVGPGPGPGGAAPLENANPLIYRRSGERPVTAREEDDELPDSIDDREIFDLIRSINDPEHPLTLEELNVVEQVNDTESTVAVEFTPTIPHCSMATLIGLSIKVKLIRSLPERFKVDVHITPGTHASEHAVNKQLADKERVAAALENSHLLEVVNQCLSARS encoded by the exons aTGGTGggcccggggcccggccccggcggcgcggcgccgctggAGAACGCCAACCCGCTCATCTACCGCCGCTCGGGGGAGCGGCCCGTGACGGCGCGGGAGGAGGACGACGAGCTGCCCGACTCCATCGACGACCGCGAGATCTTCG ATCTCATCCGCTCCATCAACGACCCCGAGCACCCGCTCACTCTGGAGGAGCTGAACGTCGTGGAGCAG GTGAACGACACTGAAAGTACCGTGGCGGTGGAGTTCACTCCAACAATTCCTCACTGCAGCATGGCAACGCTGATCGGCCTGTCAATAAAAGTAAAACTGATCAGATCTCTACCTGAGAGATTTAAG GTTGATGTTCATATAACACCAGGAACACATGCCTCTGAGCATGCAG TTAATAAACAGCTTGCTGATAAAGAACGTGTAGCAGCTGCTCTGGAAAACTCTCACTTATTAGAAGTGGTGAATCAGTGCTTGTCTGCTCGATCATAA
- the CIAO2B gene encoding cytosolic iron-sulfur assembly component 2B isoform X1 has protein sequence MVGPGPGPGGAAPLENANPLIYRRSGERPVTAREEDDELPDSIDDREIFDLIRSINDPEHPLTLEELNVVEQVRVKVNDTESTVAVEFTPTIPHCSMATLIGLSIKVKLIRSLPERFKVDVHITPGTHASEHAVNKQLADKERVAAALENSHLLEVVNQCLSARS, from the exons aTGGTGggcccggggcccggccccggcggcgcggcgccgctggAGAACGCCAACCCGCTCATCTACCGCCGCTCGGGGGAGCGGCCCGTGACGGCGCGGGAGGAGGACGACGAGCTGCCCGACTCCATCGACGACCGCGAGATCTTCG ATCTCATCCGCTCCATCAACGACCCCGAGCACCCGCTCACTCTGGAGGAGCTGAACGTCGTGGAGCAGGTCCGCGTCAAG GTGAACGACACTGAAAGTACCGTGGCGGTGGAGTTCACTCCAACAATTCCTCACTGCAGCATGGCAACGCTGATCGGCCTGTCAATAAAAGTAAAACTGATCAGATCTCTACCTGAGAGATTTAAG GTTGATGTTCATATAACACCAGGAACACATGCCTCTGAGCATGCAG TTAATAAACAGCTTGCTGATAAAGAACGTGTAGCAGCTGCTCTGGAAAACTCTCACTTATTAGAAGTGGTGAATCAGTGCTTGTCTGCTCGATCATAA
- the RRAD gene encoding GTP-binding protein RAD, which yields MTLNRGDKLRYLDKRRGSMPFSAHQHLHRRSMPVDERDLRAALPQGELAGLVRCTSYSPGEAHRESWASDSSDSVISSGSDSDSNLYKVILLGEHGVGKTSLARIFGGIEDGADAEEAGNTYDRSIVVDGEEASLVVFDIWEQDDSQWLQNHCMKMGDAYIIVYSVTDKVSFEKASELRIQLRRARQTEDIPIILVGNKSDLVRSREVSVDEGRACAVVFDCKFIETSAALHHNVKDLFEGIVRQIRLRKDSKEDNARRMANTKRRESIGKKAKRFLGRIVAKNNKKMAFKAKSKSCHDLSVL from the exons ATGACTCTGAACCGCGGCGACAAGCTGCGCTACCTGGACAAGCGGCGCGGCAGCATGCCCTTCTCGGCGCACCAGCACCTGCACCGGCGGAGCATGCCGGTGGACGAGCGGGACCTGCGGGCGGCCCTGCCGCAGGGCGAGCTCGCCGGCCTGGTGCGCTGCACCTCGTACAGCCCCGGCGAGGCGCAccgcgagagctgggcctccgACTCCTCCGACTCCGTCATCTCCTCGGGCAGCGACTCCGACAGCAACCTCTACAAGGTGATCCTTCTGGGCGAGCACGGCGTCGGCAAGACCAGCCTGGCCCGCATCTTTGGCGGCATCGAGGATGGTGCGGACGCGGAGGAGGCTG GAAACACATACGACAGGTCGATTGTGGTTGACGGAGAAGAAGCATCTCTCGTGGTGTTCGACATATGGGAGCAG GATGATAGTCAATGGCTTCAGAATCACTGTATGAAGATGGGAGATGCTTATATTATTGTATACTCAGTGACAGACAAAGTTAGCTTTGAAAAGGCTTCTGAGTTAAGAATCCAGCTAAGAAGAGCAAGACAAACAGAAGATATTCCTATTATTCTTGTAGGCAATAAGAGTGACCTGGTCAGATCCCGGGAGGTCTCTGTTGATG AGGGCCGGGCCTGTGCTGTGGTATTTGACTGCAAGTTCATTGAGACCTCAGCTGCCCTTCACCATAATGTCAAGGACCTGTTTGAAGGTATTGTTCGGCAAATAAGACTGCGCAAAGACAGTAAAGAAGACAACGCTAGGAGAATGGCCaacacaaaaagaagagaaagcatagGCAAAAAGGCAAAGCGATTCCTTGGGAGAATTGTAGCAAAGAACAATAAGAAGATGgctttcaaagcaaaatcaaaatcttgTCATGACTTATCTGTGCTTTAG